In Thiomicrospira sp. XS5, a genomic segment contains:
- a CDS encoding diguanylate cyclase domain-containing protein — KTEIYPLMERLLANANAAVSLSDIEIRVSASIGVSFYDPHSDLDADQLVRQADQAMYQAKTQGKNQVFVFDHASSKTLARDSELLALEDALKNGELCLHYQPKV; from the coding sequence ATAAGACCGAAATTTATCCGCTCATGGAGCGTCTGCTGGCGAATGCCAACGCGGCCGTCAGCCTTTCCGACATTGAAATCCGCGTTTCGGCCAGCATCGGCGTCAGCTTTTATGACCCGCACTCCGACCTGGATGCCGACCAACTGGTGCGTCAGGCCGACCAGGCCATGTATCAGGCCAAAACTCAGGGCAAAAACCAGGTGTTTGTCTTCGATCATGCCAGTTCAAAAACACTGGCGCGCGATTCGGAACTGCTTGCCCTGGAAGACGCTCTCAAAAACGGTGAGCTTTGCCTTCATTATCAACCCAAAGT